In a genomic window of Besnoitia besnoiti strain Bb-Ger1 chromosome XI, whole genome shotgun sequence:
- a CDS encoding zinc finger, C3HC4 type (RING finger) domain-containing protein (encoded by transcript BESB_019480): MEASKGTASTKSGLSAPAEARAPASPSNAGREQQESSPEPGAFFVKDLQPLRKRVLEKLHVLPVGHKAADRVVLATLKTLMADGVFLRQYMAFEVPVAEADASSSKEEQDGEAVPAQEGELPQVDGGRVRSSPASCTYIVVDCCPKSGYIDADSLIFLAGQPLQPLRRVQLLALVHPNSSYARRAGIHSYQQLFDQAPSFPSVDRQEPCIEDFVHACSLSPSRRASAGEGEPSGASSRLLSPFTPAYYDSPRRSADEEFFGFTDIIDDLESISSSTSTSDEEAGGGLASARGEEKGPVDSGSCKGVPRGLPARRRATVPHAASRGDTMMGSGEEPREASGGRLHAGNARCASGERGRPAERRNAQATDARPASPGSSADSGFRPTESGGSHSTAASSAGDCPEPDSGGSCSSVGAGVTPEAGPQGPGAQSISRPARDRRTLESVAERRRRHRQLFQQHSRFFESESSPLSCRSLGRVPNAIRVRLRERAAGVDPSSGERSSGVYRAGKRLEKLDGETLFREFVGPYLRSRMHRSMDGRNTCESASTVVLYPGKKLVIGDLTFVVWATDPRNNPGFVDKNTSVYISLDPFGEFKRVHFVPFSDTLPTTYRFDFYEDYLKPFLLENTWRNFTRGDVYSYRGVEFKLIATEPSSCTIARVGPETIVYYQGTVEPSIMDLIPPDTLQRIRRLPVRLQPFAIISAAQTLDPQVLMRVIPAASIRGSRQGINEQMTDVLREKLVHPFSFVDYLRAFPDLCEHRTASVTPNADDSAPTEQADPTRAADLCSDSGAKLQAKAAASRQDDAAAASASSGPPSEATEGGRGGSEEKREVAAVAGGSEVSAAADLPQAAGRKTATEARRGSGEGEMREIYGGGSGSVLSDGSRPVTATAGGDAERPRSSDSQPSLCVEAFERPSCTVCTLTLEEGDLSIVLPCGHVFHWQCAHAWLRCNSTCPNCRADINVLLQPGNGHRGESLRHSRIQRSASDFLPRDRQDDGRNGWPRRNTEGDQDNRTRGIGNAVRGWFRSILS, from the exons ATGGAGGCGTCAAAAGGCACCGCCTCTACCAAAAGTGGActgtccgcgcccgcggaagcCCGGGCGCCCGCATCTCCCTCGAATGCGGGGCGAGAACAGCAGGAGAGTTCCCCAGAACCCGGTGCATTTTTTGTCAAGGACTTGCAGCCGCTGAGAAAGCGAGTCCTGGAGAAGCTTCACGTGCTGCCAGTGGGTCACAAGGCGGCTGACCGGGTCGTTCTGGCTACGCTTAAGACGTTGATGGCCGACGGCGTCTTTTTGAGGCAGTACATGGCATTTGAAGTGCCGGTTGCTGAAGCAGAtgcctcttcttcgaaaGAAGAGCAAGACGGAGAAGCTGTGCCTgcgcaggagggcgagctTCCACAGGTGGATGGGGGACGAGTTCGTTCGTCGCCAGCTTCGTGCACATACATCGTCGTCGACTGCTGCCCCAAGTCAGGATATATCGATGCGGATAGTCTGATCTTCCTCGCggggcagccgctgcagcctctgcgtcgcgtccaGCTGCTGGCTCTCGTCCACCCCAACTCCTCgtacgcgcggcgcgcgggtaTCCACTCTTACCAGCAGCTCTTTGATCAGGCGCCGTCGTTCCCTTCCGTGGATCGACAGGAGCCGTGCATCGAAGATTTTGTGCATGCCTGCTCACTGTCTCCCTCACGCAGGGCTTCAGCTGGGGAGGGGGAGCCGAGCGGTGCGTCCAGTCGCCTCCTGTCGCCTTTCACCCCGGCCTACTACGACAGCCCGCGAAGGTCGGCGGACGAAGAGTTCTTCGGCTTTACAGACATCATCGATGACCTAGAGAGCATTAGCAGCAGCACAAGCAcaagcgacgaggaggccggagGAGGGCTGGCTTCCGCAcggggagaagagaagggacCCGTCGACTCTGGCAGCTGTAAAGGCGTGCCCCGTGGgttgcctgcgcggcggcgagccacggtgccgcacgcggcgtcgcgcggagaTACGATGATGGGCTCCGGAGAAGAGCCACGCGAGGCTAGTGGAGGCCGTCTACACGCCGGAAACGCCCGCTGCGCTAGTGGGGAGCGCGGGCGACCTGCCGAAAGACGGAATGCGCAGGCAACAGATGCAAGGCCTGCGAGtccaggcagcagcgccgacagCGGGTTCAGGCcgacggagagcggcggcagtcATTCTactgcggcgtcgagcgccggcgactgTCCAGAACCGGATTCCGGAGGCAGCTGTTCGAGTGTGGGTGCCGGCGTCACTCCAGAGGCGGGTCCGCAGGGGCCGGGGGCCCAGTCGATTTCTAGGCCCGCTCGTGACCGCAGGACGCTCGAGTCCGTGGCCGAACGGCGCCGTCGTCATCGCCAACTGTTTCAGCAACACTCGCGGTTCTTCGAGAGTGAATCCTCGCCGCTGAGCTGCCGAAGTCTCGGTCGGGTGCCGAACGCCATTCGCGTGCGGCTTCGAGAACGGGCGGCGGGGGTTGACCCTAGCTCCGGGgaacgcagcagcggcgtctATCGCGCGGGCAAGCGGCTGGAGAAACTGGACGGGGAGACGCTCTTCCGTGAATTCGTTGGGCCGTACCTACGGTCCCGCATGCATCGCAGCATGGACGGCCGCAACACGTGTGAATCTGCGTCGACAGTCGTTCTGTATCCGGGAAAGAAACTGGTCATCGGCGACCTCACCTTCGTCGTCTGGGCGACGGACCCGCGGAATAACCCCGGGTTCGTCGACAAAAACACA TCCGTTTACATTTCACTGGACCCCTTCGGCGAGTTCAAGCGCGTTCACTTTGTGCCATTCTCCGATACGCTGCCGACGACGTACCGTTTCGATTTCTACGAAGACTACTTGAAGCCGTTCCTTCTGGAAAACACCTGGCGGAATTTCACCCGCGGAGACGTCTATTCCTACAG AGGCGTCGAGTTTAAGCTCATCGCAACAGAGCCGTCGTCCTGCACCATCGCCCGCGTAGGGCCGGAGACCATCGTGTATTACCAAG GAACCGTCGAGCCGTCTATCATGGACCTGATCCCGCCGGATACTCTGCAGCGCATTCGCCGCCTGCCCGTGCGGTTGCAGCCGTTTGCGATTATCTCGGCGGCTCAA ACTCTGGATCCGCAGGTGCTCATGCGCGTGATTCCGGCGGCGTCGATTCGCGGGTCGCGCCAGGGCATCAATGAGCAGATGACAGACGTGCTGCGGGAGAAGCTGGTGCATCCGTTCTCGTTCGTTGACTATCTCCGCGCGTTCCCAGATCTGTGTGAGCACCGCACTGCCTCAGTCACTCCAAACGCGGATGATAGCGCGCCGACTGAACAAGCTGACCcgacgcgtgcggcggatCTGTGCTCCGACTCAGGCGCGAAACTGCAGGCgaaagccgcggcgtcgcgccaggatgacgctgcagctgccagcgccagcagcgggcCACCATCTGAAGCGACAGAGGGGGGAAGAGGtggcagcgaagagaaacgCGAAGTTGCTGCCGTGGCGGGCGGCTCGGAAgtttcggcggcggctgatcttccgcaggcggctgGACGAAAGACAGCCACCGAAGCCAGGCGGGGGtctggagagggagagatgCGCGAGATCTAtggcggcggctccggcTCAGTGCTGAGCGACGGGTCCCGGCCCGTCACGGCGACCGCAGGGGGGGACGCCGAGCGGCCCCGGTCATCGGATTCGCAGCCGAGCTTGTGCGTAGAGGCCTTTGAGAGACCAAGCTGCACTGTGTGCACTTTGACtctcgaggaaggcgacctGAGTATCGTCCTGCCCTGCGGCCATGTGTTCCACTGGCAGTGCGCACACGCCTGGTTGCGATGCAACAGCACCTGTCCCAACTGCCGCGCAGATATCAATGTGCTGTTGCAGCCAGGCAACGGACACAGAGGCGAGTCTTTGCGTCACTCCCGGATCCAAAGAAGCGCGAGTGATTTTCTCCCCCGAGATAGACAAGACGACGGCAGAAACGGGTGGCCCCGGAGGAACACAGAAGGCGACCAGGACAACAGAACACGTGGTATCGGCAATGCTGTCCGTGGTTGGTTCCGGAGCATTCTTTCGTGA
- a CDS encoding myosin head (motor domain) domain-containing protein (encoded by transcript BESB_019490), protein METPPGGRRGRPLRPPAPPRDPFVSSASPISVPFPADPEHSSVVSAFAHEASVFGSEDRSETALPAPLRHDAPASLSVLHLRGQAPDHGVSRQSSSPPSLPRSALASSSSAAVSRACRLSSQLAASTANSSRLASLPSHFDLDLPLLSSSSSPASALDSRLFHSAAAHDFAPRLRLREKDQGGLPRAASGSPDTLGAKASQAQRPSARFASCTSHARSVFGTAQSRRSDVGGPSGAAPSTHPPSPVPTSTTPPPPSVPKPKRIFIGTAAPPTAGAGAGDGRGAVAAGNAAGTAGGRGSVDGTLTDGAGRLSVDTRRRGSETSRQMPALPEDVTGSGSQSEEEDFSGSEISSLSGDAGPSLWEEVDTSLLWRSTSFLRCGSRILLRPHEEKLPFALGGVGKLRNATGRLNKRQQRGGRGRGAKARVRRGRLGRHEARAKVEDPWEQLASAPPQERHRSAQIVDPNLLGRVLVQLVDSEKDPGAAGAGDGRYVDPCGFKPDAQARPDIVADARQEIVPIGMLPSGSAYDPENRMGDLLYLSSSTPAAIMDTLRRRFMRKEPFTKCGNLLISIFPPTNRERHLEAELSEDNMWRYYTAEIHELQPHPFFVARRALENVWLKRRNQFILTFGELRACQDDIQRQLVSYIYKFAPRVNPADREVKPEAAARALQEAEEQQKDLLAAVARVRTLLAITTQQEVVYGHCVDMVRFEFDADNCLMGVSIVPNTALEPSVELAACAGRRTYYPLPMANLFYALLSGVHHNPTHEILAQTQLHPVDAMFLLSRLPPQPVLPYEKIQATACLQFFDDLRAIGCTDEEIGDFTRLVAGALVADAAETWRRSEQEVASREGPRVTTPVPLVAGRDAVELLEQICVVPLGSLKRLYEEEAEWQVRNLALKLFARLRWWLVGQINEAFHKKDATRVPETIVLLASTGLDLRRLNPSWSLLQLIRNYIDECALNLFVTWGFSYEEELYKREGVQSPDVDYCQPLEILNVIGGPKGIFQKLKHLNGVFEGEFVVVPTNGGITSAFRLVDAVLNNVSDDGFFSVLPGFEEARVRAVRLETRMVAFDQREAEKQIAGMFVMRKPRGRQGDEDVKRRSVMNYSRKDPVLGQFVIRHTTGQVRYDARDFVSVNAAAFAFTRELRMTLTQSRLPLLRTILMVDSDAEEGLPLHTLRTDLASRFCELANAWLRADELDAPEAQFIATLNSVRPDIPSVALARNEDSVEDDIVARAASFTRSRTFIAAKRLRGSCITAALGDEFHSGAHGRDPLGIFNSDSSSSSSSQSTPGRLSRLRGRDRRLRKREPGADSSSSSDSDKEPTPSPLEEAAPADAQGRPALFRKFQGLQVPGFMDTYTTEFTWKETKPETVLELAGDTSIMSRLNEFGAKLAIHAQNLEEKQRVFDYLHVVSQLEDLQILKYCRFHHQGMTVRLTFYEFLRLYAVLFVPVVYSHQSVEELINARKPKDAVIYLLQSFEVPPSEYQLGHSLVFFRKRSFLILEMQRAASLRRVLPAVLVLQRAWPTFRARLFRTEMHWLAVRAQSQARRVIACARKRETDKVVSLLTGVALFGMHIYRFRRSNITEEQMANMEQKYRDREVFCIRWAGAVFIQSWWRSIMARKLAGKMRHELLLTFASQVIQNVWRRFKAQETLLEKIDLGITPTEAAKRIQAQVRRWICQRRYHRLRGLALALLSIRRKGSKLYSLRVQLNYTPIIKHTTVVRDMLNMQNEGAVLKLQSLFRMAYIRKQYLALRDAVVYCQAAAFTQIRRYEFLRAKKAVVIIQRWWRLRKMLLEASIDYALAPAAKLPKGSLPFLARREKTSVSLLRAPLLASQGFFDGFTQRSDRRFLSLLDFQAFRDIRNVYPQTWATPLLRLLEQIQAEANEIQDIHTSVEKGAAVNLEQIEIGGQHSLVLLQQRVRVDRQDFGQKVTCKGKGLYEEFAVFRPTVYAWGWNDRGQLGMPETTMRSNGLVCAGPLKFIDRGFRKYKDKKTGHLVHVLSHQVDYSYQVTWVGAGLDHCVAFVGDGLVFSWGDNRLGQCGLGHRIISAYEPQLIRSLKEQNIMAAHGSVGARHTAIVAGDGQCVIFGSGAFVALDTIPPDSNFYTPCRVPLPYDKPAMMVSCGFAFNIVMVSRASGVFGWGRNDRGQLGIGPDRKSVRDAPIFIPLPQTPGLPLIVEKIATGPDFVVVCVSPAKGCIYTWGAHLLTDVPKTESSAVAKAAAAFTNPFLKMQAKKAPATKTGGPAAKPPFKPWTKRRAVCEPTLVTHPLWRGRRITDAACGPREVAVLTELGVVYGFQTSKIEWIEEEKPEQQEQPAAQPFSFFFKVKAPSPKEEAAAKPYAPSAAFKPVKGKYTLEPALFSFRFARPARMVVKSLHSSYSNVSCSSFWATSVRRTRRVAEEQTAAASPEVLKEQFSCTGDPLQFPPAVLAKAQQEQKELQEAQLAGMHQPLPKLKDYVPWRSEAAWDHLSPDPRLLARMRAEYSKEAVKSPLYMVTDMNH, encoded by the exons ATGGAGACCCCCCCgggcgggaggcgagggcgccccCTGCGTCCCCCTGCTCCCCCTCGTGATCCTTtcgtttcttccgcgtcccCTATTTCCGTTCCCTTTCCTGCTGACCCTGAGCACTCGTCAGTTGTTTCTGCTTTCGCGCATGAGGCGTCTGTTTTCGGTTCAGAAGACCGGTCAGAGACGGCCCTGCCCGCCCCGTTACGCCACGATGCGCCGGCTTCGCTGTCGGTTCTGCACCTTCGCGGACAAGCTCCGGACCATGGAGTTAGCCGGCAGTCCAGCAGCCCGCCCAGTCTGCCTCGTTCAGCACTCGCATCGTCTTCATCTGCAGCTGTCTCGCGGGCGTGCCGTCTGTCCAGCCAGCTTGCGGCCTCAACAGCAAATTCGTCAAGGCTGGCAAGCCTGCCAAGCCATTTCGATCTAGATCTGCCCctcctttcttcctcgtcgtcccccGCCTCGGCACTTGATTCACGTCTTTTCCACTCGGCTGCTGCCCACGACTttgcgccgcgtctgcgcctgcgcgagaaaGACCAAGGAGGCCTTCCGCGTGCAGCGAGTGGGAGCCCAGATACGCTGGGAGCGAAGGCCTCACAAGCGCAGCGGCCCTCTGCGCGTTTCGCAAGTTGCACGAGCCACGCAAGATCTGTATTTGGGACTGCCCAGAGCAGAAGGTCTGACGTTGGAGGTCCtagcggcgccgcgcccagcaCCCATCCGCCCTCCCCCGTGCCAACCAGCACGACTCCACCGCCGCCGTCGGTCCCGAAGCCAAAGAGAATATTCATTGGGACCGCGGCGCCCCCCACTGCAGGGGCCGGAGCCGGAGAtggccgcggcgctgttGCGGCAGGAAATGCTGCTGGAACAGCGG gaggccgcggaagtGTTGATGGGACGCTCACGGATGGCGCAGGCCGGCTCAGCGTGGACACGCGTCGAAGGGGGTCTGAGACGTCTCGCCAAATGCCTG CACTCCCGGAGGACGTGACAGGCTCGGGGAGTCAGTCGGAAGAGGAGGACTTCTCGGGCAGTGAGATCTCATCTCTGAGCGGGGACGCGGGTCCGTCTCTCTGGGAGGAGGTTGACACGTCCCTTCTGTGGCGCTCGACTTCTTTTCTGCGGTGCGGCTCTCGCATTCTGCTTCGGCCACACGAAGAGAAGCTGcccttcgccctcggcggcgttGGCAAGCTGCGAAATGCCACCGGGCGCCTGAACAAGCGCCAGCAACGCGGCGGCCGGGGGCGGGGAGCGAAGGCAAGAGTGAGGAGAGGTCGCTTGGGGCGGcacgaagcgcgcgcgaaggTCGAGGACCCTTGGGAGCagctggcgtctgcgccgccgcaggagcgccaCCGCTCAGCGCAGATCGTCGACCCGAACCTCCTCGGTCGCGTCCTCGTACAGCTGGTTGACTCTGAAAAAGACCCGGGCGCTGCAGGGGCTGGAGACGGGCGTTACGTGGACCCCTGCGGCTTCAAGCCGGATGCGCAGGCTCGGCCCGACATCGTTGCGGATGCGCGGCAGGAAATCGTCCCCATAGGGATGCTGCCTTCAGGAAG CGCCTACGACCCCGAGAACCGAATGGGGGATTTGCTGTATCTGTCGTCGAGCACGCCTGCGGCCATCATGGAcacgctgcggaggcggttCATGCGCAAGGAGCCGTTCACGAAGTGCGGAAACCTGCTCATCTCCATTTTCCCGCCGACGAATCGCGAGCGCCATCTGGAGGCGGAGCTCAGCGAAGACAACATGTGGCGCTACTACACGGCAGAGATCCacgagctgcagccgcatccgttcttcgtcgctcgccggGCCCTTGAGAACGTTTGGCTGAAGCGCAGGAACCAGTTTATCCTCACTTTCGGGGAGCTCCGCGCGTGCCAGGATGACATTCAGAGACAGCTCGTCAGCTACATCTACAAGTTCGCCCCCCGCGTCAATCCAGCGGATCGAGAGGTCAagccggaggctgcggctcgcgcg CTCCAGGAGGCCGAAGAGCAGCAGAAAGACCTCCTGGCCGCAgtggcgcgcgtgcgcaccTTGCTGGCGATCACTACACAGCAGGAGGTTGTGTACGGGCACTGCGTGGATATGGTGCGGTTCGAGTTCGACGCGGACAACTGCCTCATGGGCGTGTCGATAGTCCCCAATACAGCTCTAGAACCATCTGT TGAACTGGCAGCgtgcgcagggcggcggacGTATTACCCTCTGCCCATGGCGAATTTGTTCTACGCGCTTCTCTCCGGCGTGCACCACAACCCAACGCACGAGATCCTTGCCCAGACGCAGCTCCACCCCGTCGACGCCATGTTTTTGCTGAGTCgcttgccgccgcagccggttCTGCCCTACGAAAAAATCCAAGCGACAGCCTGTCTGCAGTTCTTCGATGACCTGAGAGCCATAGGGTGCACAGACGAAGAGATCGGCGACTTcacgcgcctcgtcgctggggCGCTCGTCGCAG acgctgcggagacaTGGCGAAGGTCGGAACAGGAGGTGGCCTCGAGGGAGGGCCCGCGCGTGACGACACCCGTGCCCCTTGTCGCCGGACGTGACGCTGTGGAATTG CTTGAACAGATCTGCGTCGTGCCGCTGGGCTCCCTGAAGAGACTGtacgaagaagaggccgagTGGCAAGTGCGGAATCTCGCGCTCAAGCTgttcgcgcggctgcgctggtGGCTCGTCGGACAAATCAACGAGGCGTTCCACAAAAAAGATGCGACGCGCGTTCCCGAGAC CATCGTTTTGCTTGCCTCGACCGGTCTGGATCTCCGGCGGCTTAACCCTTCGTGGTCTCTCTTGCAGCTGATTCGCAACTACATTGATGAGTGCGCGCTGAATCTCTTCGTCACCTGGGGCTTCAGCTACG aagaggagcTGTACAAGCGGGAAGGTGTCCAGAGCCCCGACGTGGACTACTGCCAGCCGCTGGAGATTTTGAATGTGATTGGGGGCCCTAAAGGGATTTTCCAGAAGCTGAAGCATCTGAACGGCGTCTTTGAGGGCGAGTTCGTCGTCGTGCCCACCAACGGAGGGATCACGTCGGCGTTTCGCCTCGTGGACGCGGTTCTTAACAATGTTTCCGACGACGGATTTTTTTCC GTGCTGCCGGGGtttgaggaggcgcgcgttcGGGCGGTGCGCTTGGAAACACGGATGGTGGCCTTTGACCAgagggaagcagagaagcagaTCGCGGGCATGTTTGTCatgaggaagccgcgcggtcgccaaGGCGACGAGGATGTGAAGCGCCGCTCAGTCATGAACTACTCCAGGAAGGATCCAG TCCTGGGGCAGTTCGTGATTCGCCACACGACCGGGCAAGTTCGATACGACGCCCGCGACTTCGTCTCAGTGAACgcagcggccttcgccttcacGCGAG AGCTGAGAATGACGCTGACTCagtcgcgccttcctctgcttcgcacGATCCTCATGGTCGACTcggacgccgaagagggTCTGCCGCTCCACACGCTCAGAACCgacctcgcctcgcgcttctgcgaGCTGGCGAACGCTTGGCTGCGAGCGGATGAGCTC GATGCGCCGGAGGCTCAGTTCATTGCGACGCTGAATTCTGTGAGGCCGGATATTCCGTCTGTTGCGCTTGCGCGGAACGAAGACTCAGTCGAGGACGACAtcgtcgcgcgggcggcgtcctTCACGCGCAGTCGCACCTTCATTGCGGccaagcgcctgcgcggcagctgcatcaccgcggcgctgggcgacgagttccacagcggcgcgcacgGGCGCGACCCGCTGGGCATCTTTAACAGCGACAGCTCgagctcgtcttcttcgcagtCGACCCCCGGCAGGCTCAGTCGGCTGCGCGGTCGCGaccgtcgcctccgcaagCGCGAGCCAGGCGCGGACTCGTCCAGCTCTTCAGACTCCGACAAGGAGCCTACGCCCTCCCCGCTAGAGGAGGCGGCTCCTGCTGACGCGCAGGGCAGGCCTGCACTTTTTCGCAAGTTTCAGGGGCTGCAGGTCCCCGGCTTCATGGATACGTACACCACCGAGTTCACGTGGAAGGAAACCAAACCGGAAACTGTCCTCGAGCTCGCAGGCGACACCTCCATCATGTCGCGCCTGAACGAGTTCGGGGCGAAACTCGCGATCCACGCGCAAAATCTCGAAGAGAAACAACGCGTCTTCGACTACCTACACGTGGTCTCGCAACTCGAGGACCTACAGATCCTG AAGTACTGCCGCTTCCACCACCAGGGCATGACTGTGCGCCTCACTTTCTACGAATTCCTCCGTCTCTACGCCGTTCTTTTCGTCCCGGTCGTCTACTCGCACCAGTCTGTGGAAGAGCTCATCAACGCGCGAAAGCCCAAAGACGCAGTCATCTATCTGCTGCAG TCATTCGAGGTTCCCCCTTCGGAGTACCAGCTCGGGcactctctcgtcttcttccggaAAAGGTCTTTTTTAATTCTCGAGATGCA acGGGCGGcgtccctgcggcgcgtcctccccGCAGTGCTGGTGCTCCAGCGGGCGTGGCCTactttccgcgcgcggctctttcGCACAGAGATGCACTGGCTGGCGGTTCGCGCGCAGAGCCAGGCGCGGAGAGTCATCGCGTGCGCCAGGAAACGCGAAACCGACAAAGTCGTCAGCCTCCTCacaggcgtcgccctcttcggcATGCACATCTACCGATTCCGCCGCTCAAACATCACGGAGGAACAAATGGCCAACATGGAGCAAAA ATATCGCGACCGAGAAGTTTTCTGCATCCGGTGGGCGGGCGCGGTCTTCATCCAGTCCTGGTGGCGCAGCATCATGGCGCGGAAGCTCGCAGGGAAAATGCGTCACGAGCTGCTTCTCACGTTCGCGTCACAGGTCATTCAA AATGTCTGGCGCCGCTTCAAGGCTCAAGAGACGCTGCTCGAGAAGATCGACCTAGGAATCACTCCaacggaggcagcgaagcgcaTCCAGGCGCAAGTCCGGAG GTGGATTTGCCAGCGACGCTACCatcgtctgcgcggcctcgcccttgCGCTTCTGTCGATTCGCCGCAAAGGCTCGAAGCTCTACAGCTTGCGCGTGCAGCTGAACTACACGCCGATCATTAAGCACACAACTGTCGTCAGAGATATGCTCAA CATGCAAAACGAAGGCGCTGTGCTGAAGCTCCAGAGTCTTTTCCGCATGGCCTATATTCGCAAACAGTACCTCGCACTTCGAGACGCTGTGGTGTATtgccaggcggcggcgttcaCGCAGATTCGCAGG TACGAATTTCTTCGAGCGAAGAAAGCTGTGGTCATCATTCAGCGCTGgtggcgcctgcggaagATGCTACTGGAGGCTTCGATCGATTACGCGCTCGCACCGGCGGCAAAGCTACCCAAG GGCAGCTTGCCGTTCTTGGCTCGAAGAGAAAAGACCTCCGtctcgctcctccgcgcgccgctgctcgcctctcAGGGCTTCTTTGACGGCTTCACTCAGCGCTCAGACCGACGCTTCCTtagtctactggattttcAG GCCTTCCGCGATATTAGGAACGTGTATCCGCAGACGTGGGCAactccgctgctgcgcctgctggagCAGATTCAGGCAGAGGCGAACGAGATTCAGGATATCCACACTTCTGTCGAGAAGGGCGCAGCCGTTAAC TTGGAGCAGATCGAGATCGGCGGCCAGCACTCGCTCGtgctcctgcagcagcgcgtgcgcgtggaCCGGCAGGACTTTGGCCAGAAAGTGACTTGCAAAGGAAAGGGCCTTTACGAGGAgttcgccgtcttccgcccCACCGTGTACGCTTGGGGTTGGAACGACCGCGGGCAGCTCGGCATGCCCGAGACTACGATGCGCTCCAACGGCCTCGTTTGCGCCGGACCGCTTAAATTCATCGACCGCGGCTTCCGGAAATACAAAGACAAAAAGACAG GTCACCTGGTGCATGTGCTGTCGCACCAAGTCGACTATTCGTACCAAGTCACCTGGGTCGGCGCGGGACTGGACCACTGCGTGGCCTTCGTGGGCGACGGCCTGGTCTTCTCCTGGGGCGACAACAGACTCGGCCAGTGCGGGCTCGGCCACCGCATCATAAGCGCCTACGAGCCGCAGCTGATCCGCTCGCTCAAGGAACAGAACATCATGGCTGCGCA CGGAagcgtcggcgcgcgacaCACAGCCATCGTCGCGGGAGACGGGCAGTGCGTCATCTTCGGGTCTGGCGCGTTCGTCGCGCTCGACACGATTCCGCCAGACAGCAACTTCTACACGCCGTGTCGAGTGCCGCTGCCCTACGACAAGCCCGCCATGATG GTGTCGTGTGGTTTCGCCTTCAACATCGTCATGGTGAGCCGAGCGTCCGGAGTATTCGGTTGGGGGCGTAACGACCGCGGCCAGCTGGGCATTGGTCCCGACCGCAAGTCCGTTCGCGACGCGCCGATCTTCAttccgctgccgcagacgccaggACTCCCGTTGATTGTTGAAAAGATCGCCACGGGGCCAGACTttgtcgtcgtctgcgtctcccctGCCAAGGGGTGCATTTACACATGGGGCGCCCACCTGCTAACCGATGTCCCCAAGACGGAAAGCTCTGCCGTG gcgaaggcggcggccgcgttcACGAATCCGTTTTTGAAGATGCAGGCCAAGAAGGCTCCAGCCACAAAGACCGGCGGGCCCGCGGCGAAGCCTCCCTTCAAGCCCTggacgaagcgccgcgcggttTGCGAACCGACGCTCGTCACCCACCCTCtctggcgcgggcgacgcatcACCGACGCAGCCTGCGGGCCGCGCGAAGTCGCG GTGCTGACCGAGCTAGGCGTCGTCTACGGCTTTCAAACGTCTAAAATCGAGTGGATTGAGGAAGAGAAACCGGAGCAACAGGAAcagcccgccgcgcagccgttCAGCTTTTTCTTCAAGGTGAAGGCTCCCTCGCCgaaagaggaggccgcggccaaGCCCTACGCCCCGTCCGCGGCTTTCAAGCCCGTCAAGGGAAAATACACTCTCGAGCCCGCGCTCTTCAGCTTCCGCTTTGCAAG GCCGGCCCGCATGGTTGTGAAGAGTCTTCACAGCTCCTACAGCAACGTCTCGTGCAGCAGCTTCTGGGCCACGTCAGTGCGCCGAACGCGGCGAGTCGCAGAAGAGCAaactgccgccgcgtctccagAGGTTCTCAAGGAGCAGTTTTCGTGCACAG GCGATCCGCTGCAGTTCCCGCCAGCAGTTttggcgaaggcgcagcaggagcaGAAGGAACTTCAAGAGGCGCAGCTAGCCGGCATGCACCAGCCGCTACCCAAATTGAAG GACTACGTCCCCTGGCGATCCGAGGCAGCGTGGGATCACCTGAGTCCCGATCCTCGCTTGCTCGCGCGGATGCGTGCGGAGTACAGCAAGGAAGCGGTGAAAAGTCCGCTGTACATGGTGACCGATATGAACCACTAG
- a CDS encoding hypothetical protein (encoded by transcript BESB_019500), producing MTSPISFFAEEPLRPASDAAADAVKPAPPACEGEAPAPANESASSSLSRPSSASSAARGKVLHDGNVKLVGSEGVPIVVETEVAEQCAMFRRMLAADEEGNALYKEGRVRELKFPSIRTRILQKVVDYLTYRRQWNLDGGHNGEFQVESDIALELMLAANYLGLTDDEEL from the coding sequence ATGACGTCGCCGATTTCGTTTTTTGCCGAAGAGCCCCTCCGCCCTgcaagcgacgcggccgcggacgctgtgaagcccgcgcctccagcgtgcgaaggcgaagctccGGCGCCCGCTAACGaatctgcttcttcttctctgtctcggccgtcttcggcttcctccgcggcgcgtgggAAGGTTCTCCACGACGGAAACGTGAAGCTGGTGGGCAGCGAGGGCGTTCCTATTGTCGTTGAGACCGAAGTCGCGGAGCAATGCGCCATGTTTCGCCGAATGCTtgcggcggacgaggagggaaACGCCTTGTATAAAGAAGGCCGCGTGCGAGAGCTCAAATTTCCGTCGATTCGGACGCGGATCCTGCAGAAAGTCGTAGACTACCTCACCTACCGCAGACAGTGGAACCTCGACGGAGGCCACAACGGCGAGTTTCAGGTCGAAAGCGACATCGCCCTCGAGCTCATGCTCGCCGCAAATTATCTGGGTCTgaccgacgacgaggaactGTAG